The sequence below is a genomic window from Pecten maximus chromosome 14, xPecMax1.1, whole genome shotgun sequence.
TATTCCAGAGTCTTGAGCCTTTATTGCAGTTTTCAACAATTGTGTCACAAAACTTTAcagttaattttattttgtctCATCGTCTTAAATGTACCACTATACAGTTTTTGACTCTACTCtcgtcttttttttttatttggcaAAAAAGAGGTTTGTCCACTGGCTTCACCCCCGTGATGACTAAGGGAAGTAAGTCGGTCTGTCTCGGGTAGTgggtaaggggaggtaactaagTCTGCCTCAGGTAATTTActaaggggaggtaagtctgcCAGGCTTagttatattacaaacatataacaGAGAACTTCATTCTTCTTtagtgaaaatatttatttagaaaGTAACAATTGATGCATAAGGCAAAGACATTTATAAATGCATCTAGGGTTTAAATTATAAGTAAAAGGATTTCATAACATTTCTTAAAACATGTTGAGCAATTTTGTGGCAAGTGGAATTGAAACTTGGAGACATGAATGAAATGGAAACAAATCATTaatcatttttacaacattatcagaaaatttaacaaaaataagatatagaatcTATATCTTGAAAATAACAATCCAATCAGCTGAAACTAACAAGGGTCGGAGTGCGACTGCAATAGGTCACTTGCGGCTTCATCTTAGGCGACTTAAAAAGTGATTTACCTTACAACTCGGCTTTAACATACAATAAAGCAAGGAATGTGTCATAAATCATACAACAAATCAACATTACTATACATAAGtaacaattatataataattcaaGAAGCACCTTTTTATCTGAAGCACCAAAAACACCAGATGTCTATCTAGAATAAGAAAAAGATGTAACCAACAACATTTTATCAACAGACGATTTGCAGTAGCCGATATTTCATGAGTTTTAATTTAACAGTTCTATAGGATCAACAATAATAtactaatgtatatatatgaagaagtataaaatacaaatttgcTGTATTACAATCTAAACAAGTagtaacaatatatagacattcatattaattttatacaaaaatacaataaatttcattttatgatCATGGTGTATGCAAGGaatttctttaaacaaaattaaagctTCTATCCCATTCTGTAGTTATTCACTATTGCTAATGAATATGAGatatttaaagtaaatattCACCTCAATATTGTGAAATACCATTTTCATCTTGACTATTTAACATGATATTCATCTTGACTGTTGACATCATATTCATCTTGACTGTTGACATCATATTCATCTTGACTGTGAAACATTATATTCATCTTGACTGTTAAACATTATATTCATCTTGACTATTGACTATTAAACATCATATTCATCTTGACTGTTAAACATTATATTCATCTTGACTATTAAACATCATATTCATCCTCACTATCTGTGAAACATCATATTCATACTATCTGTGACACATCATAATCATAATGATTATCTGTTAAACATCATATTCATCTTGACTATTAAACATCATCTTGACTATTAAACACCATATTACCTTGACTATTAAAACACCATAATTATTCATCTTGAATAATAAACATCCTATTATCTTGACTGTTAAACATCATATTCATCCTCACTATCTGTGAAATATATTCATACTATCTGTCACACTTCAAAATCATGATTATTTGTGAAACATCATATTATTTTTCTTGACTGTTAAACATCATATTCATATTGACTGTTAAACATCATATTCATCTTGACTGTTAAACAATTTATTCATCTTGATTGTTAAACATTATATTCATCTTGGCTCTTAAACATATTCATCTTTGCTGTTAAATATCATATTCATCTGGGAAGCAATATATCCCTGTCTGTTGAATACTAGTACTTTTCTCAACAGCGGCAGACATCCaacattatatttcatttaaaacaattattcCAACAAAACGTTTTTTGTCAGCTGGCAGCTTTCAAACTTCCTTGTGATGTCTTggaaataattcatttatattgcgtaactatatataaagtatCTAAGGAATGAAGTAAAACTTGTGTCCATCTACATaatattatttatggcaaatATTGTTGGTAAACAAATTCATCCTTGTGGTGGTCTATCAGAGTTTGATAATTCCACTAAATTTTAAGAGCaccaaaaatgttttaagtaCTGTACCAATTTCAAAAGATATGCTAGTTGACAGTTCTACAAACTATTCCAAATGATCAAAACTTGTTTATGTAATGATGTTGTCTTAGTCGATGAAATGAAGCTCATTTGAAGGATCCACACCACACTTTTCCTTGTGACTGTCAAAGAGTTCCTTGAGAGCGGCCAGGTACTTAGCATGTAGTTGGTCGATCTGAGCATGATTGGGTCTGTCAATCCTTTCCACATCAATGGGAGCGCCAACTGTAAAGTGAGACATATGACTGTAAATTATCcaataaatatctaaatttcaagaTTTCTTTGTTGTATTTTAGGAATTTACGATAGCACTGATGGCAGAGCAATCAAACTAGAGCAACTTCAGGTGAAGATCTGCGACGTAAAGTTCTATCTCAAACTGAGGCAGtttgtttctcaggaagctgatcAAGAGATCAGGTCAATAGTTCAGTCAGTGTAccagccatgtaacctcaggtgaaggtccgATGTATGTGGTTCTCAGGAAACTAGGAAATgggccagtctgtgctgtcatggttttGACCATGGACAAGACAATTTACCCAAATTGCTTTGGATGGCATGCAACAAGTCCcatgtatgttgttcagtgaggtagtcaccaactactaccaagaaaccccacctcaaaatgactggctgttcacagggtgataaacccaggaaaaacaaaacaaacatgcaGCCACATCAGTTACATCATTGTTTTATGATAATCTGAGGAATCAGTTTTCCAGGTATCCTTATTCGCGGTCCACTTATCGCTTAGAAATGTGTCCATAAATTAATCACTATGATGTAACAGGTAACAGGTGACAGCCAGGTATGTAATCAAACTCAGTTGATCCAGTAACTATGGAATGTAggaataacacacctgtataaactgTTTGCATTTAGAATTCATCACCAATAAAGTTAAAATTACACGCACACGAAATAAATCTGTTATATCATGGTATACCTATTTAGCATGTAAGAATATTCTTATGGGGTTAGTTTTAAAGTCAAAtgtccatgtacatgtatatctatacatttttctttgatttctttGCGTGAAATGGGATGAAGAagtgatataaaataaaatacaaacattattgTGCAGTCAACCCtccaataataataataaaaaaaataagtaagaaaCGGAACAAAAAGTCACCTGACTTTGTTCGGGGTGACTTAATTACACAATTACTTACTGACAGTATTGATGGGCTGACGATAGGGTATGAGACCATATGTGTAGTTGAACACACCACGCCCATGGAAGACAGGGGGAGAGAACCCTAGGTATTTAGTCATGACAGTCTGGAGCCGACGGAGGAAGGAGCCGGGAGGGTTCTCCAGCTGTTGGTACAGGTTCAGCTCGCCAAACGAAAATGTGGGCACCAGGGAGGTCCTACAAAAAATATCAGGAACTTGAAAACATTTATTCCTTTCACAATTCTAGTTTCAAAAACCTGTGACTCAAGTTCCACTCCAAGCTATATTTATCTCTGACCTATTGTTAATCTCATCGTTGGTTCATGtccatgaaaatatttttgtaacattctGATCCAATTTCTACTCTATTCCAATTTTGCATTGACCCAATTTTTTCTCCTACCAAATTTCTATTCCAATCTTTAATCTGCTTTGACCTAATTTCCACTCTAACCCCATTTCTACGTCAAcccagtttttattttttccaaatttctACTATAACACCAGTTTTACTCCCACCTAGGCTTTACTTTGACCCAATTTCCACTGTAACCCGATTCCTACTCTGATccagtttttattttgacccAATTTTAACTCGAACACCATTTTACTCCCACCTAGGCTTTACTTTGACCCAATTTCCATACTTATACCACTTTTACTGTGACCTAGTTTCCATTCTGACCCTGTTTCTACTCTGACCCAGTTTTTACATTGACCAGTTTCCACTCTGACCCAGTATCCAGACTTACCCTGTCCTCAGACTTATCCAGTATCCAGACTTACCCTGTCCTCAGACTTATCCAGTATCCAGACTTACCCTGTCTCCAGCGCCATCTTGATAAATCCCTTGCGTTTGTTAAGTTTGAGGTTGAATCTCCCTGGGAATGCTTCCAAAGCTTCCAGCGCTCCGCCAACAACCAGAACCAATGCATTTCCAGTCCCATTCTCTCTCAGAAGGAAATTCATACTGCTTTTGGTAACTGCgacagtacctatatatatcaaAGCATCAATAAAAAGGATTTTTACATGCttaattatattgaaaaaaacccccaaaaaacatGGATTTCCACCATTATCTATTGAGAAATATTATAACACATTCTCGCACACAAGTGAATTCATACTGCAAGGTACTTTTGCTTACTGCTAGTAACTGTTCACCAAAAATTCGAGAGGGAAAATATTGTCTGTTAAattcgtttaaaaaaaaatctagctGAGAGAACTCATACTATGTATTATATTTTGCATATATGttcacatacaatatataatatatcctTACAGAGTAGAATAAAAGAACTAAGTATCACGAGAAAGTGTATATtctaatgtatattacatgtacatgtattaccaggtaaaaataacaatactatGGGTAGATTCATGGCTAGTCACTGACTTACCATGATTTACCCAGACTGACAACAGATCACTGACTTACCATGATTTACCCAGACTGACAACAGATCACAGCTAGTCACTGACTTACCATGATTTACCCAGACTGACAACAGATCACAACTAGTCACTGACTTACCATGATTTACCCAGACTGACAACAGATCACAACTAGTCACTGACTTACCACGATTTACCCAGACTGACAACAGATCACTGACTTACCATGATTTACCCAGACTGACAACAGATCACAGCTAGTCACTGACTTACCATGATTTACCCAGACTGACAACAGATCACAACTAGTCACTGACTTACCATGATTTACCCAGACTGACAACAAATCACAACTAGTCACTGACTTACCGTGATTTACCCAGACTGACAACAGATCACAACTAGTCACTGACTTACCATGATTTACCCAGACTGACAACAGATCACGGCTAGTCACTGAATTACCATGATTTACCCAGACTGACAACAGATCACTGACTTACCATGATTTACCCAGACTGACAACAGATCACGACTAGTCACTGACTTACCATGATTTACCCAGACTGACAACAGATCACTGACTTACCATGATTTACCCAGACTGACAACAGATCACTGACTTACCATGATTTACCCAGACTGACAACAGATCACGACTAGTCACTGACTTACCATGATTTACCCAGACTGACAACAGATCACAGCTAGTCACTGACTTACCATGATTTACCCAGACTGACAACAGATCACGGCTAGTCACTGACTTACCATGATTTACCCAGACTGACAACAGATCACAACTAGTCACTGACTTACCATGATTTACCCAGACTGACAACAGATCACGGCTAGTCACTGACTTACCATGATTTACCCAGACTGACAACAGATCACGGCTAGTCACTGACTTACCATGATTTACCCAGACTGACAACAGATCACGGCTAGTCACTGACTTACCATGATTTACCCAGACTGACAACAGATCACGGCTAGTCACTGACTTACCATGATTTACCCAGACTGACAACAGATCACTGACTTACTATGATTTACCCAGACTGACAACAGATCACAGACTTACCATGATTTACCCAGACTGACAACAGATCACAGCTAGTCACTGACTTACCATGATTTACCCAGACTGACAACAGATCACAACTAGTCACTGACTTACCATGATTTACCCAGACTGACAACAGATCACAACTAGTCACTGACTTACCATGATTTACCCAGACTGACAACAGATCACAACTAGTCACTGACTTACCATGATTTACCCAGACTGACAACAGATCACAACTAGTCACTGACTTACCGTGATTTACCCAGACTGACAACAGATCACAACTAGTCACTGACTTACCATGATTTACCCAGACTGACAACAGATCACGGCTAGTCACTGAATTACCATGATTTACCCAGACTGACAACAGATCACTGACTTACCATGATTTACCCAGACTGACAACAGATCACGACTAGTCACTGACTTACCATGATTTACCCAGACTGACAACAGATCACTGACTTACCATGATTTACCCAGACTGACAACAGATCACTGACTTACCATGATTTACCCAGACTGACAACAGATCACAGCTAGTCACTGACTTACCATGATTTACCCAGACTGACAACAGATCAGGGCTAGTCACTGACTTACCATGATTTACCCAGACTGACAACAGATCACAGCTAGTCACTGACTTACCATGATTTACCCAGACTGACAACAGATCACTGACTTACCATGATTTACCCAGACTGACAACAGATCACAACTAGTCACTGACTTACCATGATTTACCCAGACTGACAACAGATCACTGACTTACCATGATTTACCCAGACTGACAACAGATCACAGCTAGTCACTGACTTACCATGATTTACCCAGACTGACAACAGATCACTGACTTACCATGATTTACCCAGACTGACAACAGATCACGGCTAGTCACTGACTTACCGTGATTTACCCAGACTGACAACAGATCACTGACTTACCATGATTTACCCAGACTGACAACAGATCACGGCTAGTCACTGACTTACCGTGATTTACCCAGACTGACAACAGATCACGGCTAGTCACTGACTTACCATGATTTACCCAGACTGACAACAGATCAATGCTAGTCACTGACTTACCATGATTTACCCAGACTGACAACAGATCACGGCTAGTCACTGACTTACCATGATTTACCCAGACTGACAACAGATCACGGCTAGTCACTGACTTACCATGATTTACCCAGACTGACAACAGATCATGGCTAGTCACTGACTTACCATGATTTACCCAGACTGACAACAGATCACGACTAGTCACTGACTTACCATGATTTACCCAGACTGACAACAGATCACGGCTAGTCACTGACTTACCATGATTTACCCAGACTGACAACAGATCACAACTAGTCACTGACTTACCATGATATACCCAGACTGACAACAAATCACAACTAGTCACTGACTTACCATGATTTACCCACACTGACAACAGAACACGGCTAGTACCGACTTACCTGACAACATCAAGTAATCTCTGTACAATGGAAACATGAAATGACCTCCCAGGACTAACAGGTACGAGGTTATTCCAGGAAATAGCCTACTCCAGCCGGAACCTTCCGAAGCGAAATGGACGAAAGCACTAGTGCTCATTATACCGTGTGGATGAAATCCTAGAATGTAGTTTTTCTCTGGGTTTAATTCAGCTGTTTTTACTAATTTGGCTGGAAAATAGTCTTTTAGATAATCCCAGATTTTCCATCTTCTCACCCTATCTGACCTTCGACCTCCACGTTCGGCGATATCTCTATCGTAATACATCCATGCCAAGTATAATAACATGAGGTAGTAGTATTGAGTGAAAAAAAGAACGTATATACTGAAGAAAAGACAGGTAAATCCAAGAAACAGGAAGCAAAGTGTGTACTGGGTTACAGCTAATGTCTGCAGGCGGCGACTATACGGCACCCTCAGGGGAGCAAACTCTATACCAAAAATCTTCACCATGGCTGAATCTGTAAGTAGCAAAATAAAGGCTTTAAGGTATGCTGCAACAGCAAATACATTCTGTATCATGATAAAGGTTTTAGTGCATATTAACCAGCTTTTGGGTGGCAATCATATCTTTCTCCAAAATGATTTGGTATAAGTTATAACAAACTCAGGAAAAGCAGGAATAACAAATTTTTAAGATGGCGGTCATGGCAGCCATATTGAATTTGGCACAATTACACACAAATTATTCATAATGAAAGTCCCAACAtgacatatattttattgtctGTTAAGTACAATGGAATTAGTatgaagcatttttttttttcaatgacaGAAGTGGCAGACATTTtcaggggggataactcttacTTTCTCATTTGCAAAACCTATGAAAATCACTATGAAAATGGTACTTGTTTGAAATTTTTTTAGTAAGCACTGTTTATAGTACCATATGCTCATTCTACATTTAATGTGAATTCATCATACATGTCATAAAATTCATAAcggaaatatatatttgtacatttttgagTTTGTTTAGCACAAATACAGCCTGTAAACaagtaaatacaaaatacacaggtaaatatgttaatatacAGACTGCACACAGGTAGGTACCGTACTCAGGTAAGCGtattatacaggtacaatgtaacTTGCAGGTATACCTGTTAGGAAAGAAAGGTATAGTACATGCAACACAGACTGGTAAAGCACataatacatgtaagtataagtatatacctgtatactgtacacacaggtaagtatatacctttatatacaggtagctTGCAGATGTACCTTTTAGGAAAGAAAGGCATTGTACTGTTAGTACACAATACACGGACTGAAATAGcatatcacacacaggtaagtaaatacctgtatacagtacacacaggtaagtatatacctgtatatacaggtagCTTGCAGATGTACCTTTTAGGAAAGAAAGGCATTGTACTGTTAGTACACAATACACGGACTGAAAAAGcatatcacacacaggtaaataaatacctgtatacagtacacacaggtaagtatatatatatatatatgtatactatacaCACAGGTAAGCGTAATATACAGGTACCTTGCAGGTATACCTGTTAGGAAAGAAAGGTATAGTATACACTACACAGACTGATATAGcatatgtaagtatatatatacctttatacAGGTAGGTATATAACAGTCCACAAAGGtaggtata
It includes:
- the LOC117342445 gene encoding 2-acylglycerol O-acyltransferase 2-like; the protein is MVKIFGIEFAPLRVPYSRRLQTLAVTQYTLCFLFLGFTCLFFSIYVLFFTQYYYLMLLYLAWMYYDRDIAERGGRRSDRVRRWKIWDYLKDYFPAKLVKTAELNPEKNYILGFHPHGIMSTSAFVHFASEGSGWSRLFPGITSYLLVLGGHFMFPLYRDYLMLSGTVAVTKSSMNFLLRENGTGNALVLVVGGALEALEAFPGRFNLKLNKRKGFIKMALETGTSLVPTFSFGELNLYQQLENPPGSFLRRLQTVMTKYLGFSPPVFHGRGVFNYTYGLIPYRQPINTVIGAPIDVERIDRPNHAQIDQLHAKYLAALKELFDSHKEKCGVDPSNELHFID